The following proteins come from a genomic window of Galactobacillus timonensis:
- a CDS encoding CarD family transcriptional regulator: protein MYKVGDTVVYRRNVCKVVGMAKHPLTGEDCYVLEPMVQANGSMTMTVPVSNKGGHLRNLITKKQLQELIEKVPDVDTLESKPANMRSQYAAVMKGDSLEDLITVIKTTYMRNAMREQNHKKTASIDEEYLDKAETYLYNELSYVLNMSPEDCKAYFNAEVEKAVSQKDTKESKKKPAARRKKAAEAA from the coding sequence ATGTATAAAGTCGGAGATACTGTAGTTTACCGCCGGAATGTGTGCAAAGTCGTTGGCATGGCCAAGCATCCGCTCACCGGAGAGGATTGCTATGTACTGGAGCCGATGGTTCAGGCAAACGGAAGTATGACAATGACCGTGCCTGTTTCCAACAAGGGCGGACACCTGCGCAATCTGATCACGAAGAAGCAGCTGCAGGAGCTGATCGAGAAGGTCCCGGATGTGGATACACTTGAGTCAAAGCCTGCCAATATGCGTTCGCAGTATGCGGCCGTGATGAAGGGGGATTCTCTGGAGGATCTGATCACCGTCATTAAGACGACCTACATGCGCAATGCGATGCGGGAACAGAATCACAAGAAGACGGCGAGCATTGATGAAGAGTATCTCGATAAGGCGGAGACCTATCTGTACAATGAGCTGTCCTATGTCCTGAACATGAGTCCCGAAGACTGCAAGGCTTACTTCAATGCGGAAGTCGAAAAGGCTGTCAGCCAGAAGGACACAAAGGAGTCAAAGAAGAAGCCGGCAGCCAGAAGGAAGAAGGCTGCCGAGGCCGCTTGA
- a CDS encoding ABC transporter permease: MTLLVQYTIIFAAVLSLTALGGCFSEHSGVINLGLEGIMVMGGLGGALAMDLLAETTPAALEVLAVFGMAVLFGVLYSILLAAACINFKADQTLVGTALNLIATALAVIIVRTYNSSIDSQNVSSILTYVEPKKKLLIHIGNMEFTWFMVGALIALIVAYIVLYKSKFGLRLRSCGENPQAAASVGIDVYKMRWAGVLISGMLGGLGGAAYITSGVSQWKFEVGVAGFGFLALAVMIFGQWKPHRIALTALLFGFFRALSNVYMGIGFLQALNIPGTVYNMLPYIISLIVLAFTSENSAAPKAEGVPYDQGKR, from the coding sequence ATGACTCTGTTAGTACAGTACACAATCATTTTTGCGGCTGTTCTCTCGCTGACAGCACTGGGCGGCTGCTTCTCGGAGCATTCCGGCGTCATTAACCTGGGTCTGGAAGGCATCATGGTTATGGGCGGCCTGGGCGGTGCTCTGGCCATGGATCTGCTTGCCGAAACAACGCCCGCGGCCCTTGAGGTTCTTGCCGTATTCGGGATGGCGGTTCTGTTCGGCGTTCTCTACAGTATTCTTCTGGCTGCCGCATGCATTAACTTCAAAGCGGATCAGACGCTTGTCGGAACCGCACTGAACCTGATTGCGACAGCGCTGGCTGTCATTATCGTGCGCACCTACAATTCGAGCATCGATTCGCAGAACGTTTCTTCGATTCTGACTTATGTGGAGCCGAAGAAGAAGCTGCTGATCCATATCGGGAATATGGAATTTACCTGGTTCATGGTCGGCGCTCTGATCGCTCTGATTGTTGCCTATATCGTTCTCTATAAGTCGAAATTCGGACTGCGTCTGCGCTCCTGCGGCGAAAATCCGCAGGCTGCCGCTTCTGTCGGCATCGACGTATATAAGATGCGCTGGGCAGGTGTATTGATTTCGGGAATGCTTGGCGGCCTTGGCGGCGCAGCCTACATTACCTCCGGCGTCTCACAGTGGAAGTTTGAGGTCGGGGTCGCCGGCTTTGGTTTCCTGGCTCTTGCGGTTATGATTTTCGGTCAGTGGAAGCCGCACCGGATTGCGCTGACGGCACTTTTGTTCGGTTTCTTCCGTGCCCTTTCCAATGTCTATATGGGTATCGGCTTCCTGCAGGCCCTCAACATTCCGGGGACGGTCTACAATATGCTGCCGTACATTATTTCGCTGATTGTCCTTGCCTTTACGTCTGAGAACTCTGCGGCTCCAAAGGCCGAAGGCGTTCCTTACGATCAGGGAAAGCGCTGA
- a CDS encoding transposase: MIREDLERLFSGRQLCNRAWWPGMAVCLKTWPPPMNNKYHTKSRRQTPWDDFDDRSATENFIRDQVNILYEQRHASLKGSSEIDLLNSIEVTNCHLCGSGSIRRAGHTSNGIQRYYCNHCHHSYTVTTGTLLENHKIQIAELIDYWRNLFRFESLSSDSWNNKNAATTAKYWFLKTGILLKDCQKNIVLSGRIYYDETYLPVRSEDIIRKENGQRLRGHSINQICIAVATTGVETYVTYIGRGQPKAETIYDALKDHIKPGSQLVTDKDPGHRMLVRKLGLKNEEHDSKKIKRLPDNENPLNTVNQMHNLLQKFLRAHSGFKRDDLNDYLNIFAFIVNPPEDQLEKIKKLLELEINTRETLKYRDVFAKK; encoded by the coding sequence ATGATCCGTGAGGATCTAGAAAGATTATTTTCAGGCAGGCAGCTGTGCAATCGTGCGTGGTGGCCAGGCATGGCTGTCTGCCTGAAAACATGGCCACCACCCATGAATAACAAATACCATACAAAATCTCGGAGGCAGACGCCCTGGGACGATTTTGACGATCGTTCAGCTACTGAGAATTTTATTCGTGATCAAGTAAATATCCTGTATGAACAAAGACATGCCTCTTTGAAAGGTTCATCGGAGATCGATCTCTTGAATTCCATAGAAGTCACTAACTGCCATTTGTGCGGATCAGGCTCGATAAGAAGAGCCGGACATACTAGCAATGGTATTCAGCGCTATTACTGCAATCATTGTCACCATTCCTATACGGTGACCACAGGAACCTTGCTGGAAAACCATAAAATTCAGATTGCGGAATTGATAGATTACTGGCGTAATCTTTTCCGGTTTGAAAGCTTGTCCTCTGATTCATGGAATAACAAAAATGCCGCGACAACTGCGAAATACTGGTTCCTCAAAACTGGTATTCTTCTTAAAGACTGCCAGAAGAACATCGTATTAAGCGGCCGCATCTACTATGATGAAACATATCTTCCCGTACGCAGTGAAGACATTATCCGAAAGGAAAACGGTCAACGCTTGAGAGGACACTCAATAAATCAGATCTGCATCGCTGTAGCTACCACCGGCGTGGAAACCTACGTCACATACATTGGACGAGGTCAGCCAAAAGCAGAAACGATTTATGATGCTTTGAAAGATCATATCAAACCTGGTTCACAACTTGTCACAGATAAAGATCCAGGGCATAGAATGCTGGTCAGAAAATTGGGCTTGAAGAATGAAGAACACGATTCCAAAAAGATCAAGCGGCTTCCGGATAATGAGAATCCTCTGAACACAGTAAACCAGATGCACAATCTTCTGCAGAAATTTCTGCGTGCCCACAGTGGGTTCAAAAGAGATGATCTGAATGATTATCTGAACATATTTGCTTTCATTGTGAATCCACCGGAAGACCAACTGGAAAAGATCAAAAAGTTGCTGGAGCTCGAGATCAATACACGAGAAACTCTGAAATACAGAGATGTATTTGCGAAGAAATAG
- a CDS encoding MATE family efflux transporter, with protein MSGSLTEGKPFPLIMRFMLPLLFGNLFQQAYNMADAAIVGQTLGANALAAVGVSSSVQFLVLGFCIGIACGFAIPIATEFGAGRHSEMRRYVYHGAVITAVFAIVLTIVCALLCRGIITMLKAPAEIFADSCSYLLIIFLGIPCTLLYNYISAILRAIGDSRTPFLFLAFSSLLNIGLDFFCILVLKWGVSGAAFATIFSQGLSGLLCLAVVVQKYEVLHIRRDERKLDRSHALRMLNMGVPMGLQYSITAIGCMVMQTANNTLGTTYVSGFAAGSKINNVMQCPFDALATAVCTFASQNYGYGDADRIRRGLLVGGAAATVWGIASGILMQLFAPFFVSIFVSADNQAVIAAGAQYLRTISKFFVILGFLNVFRYSTQGLGWSRRAILSGVFEMIARIAISVLLVPKYGYTAVCFADPAAWIAADLYILPTCRLAYLHAEHVIADEKRAHQMQAA; from the coding sequence ATGAGTGGATCGTTGACAGAAGGAAAGCCGTTTCCTCTGATCATGCGGTTTATGCTGCCGCTGTTATTTGGAAATTTGTTTCAGCAGGCTTACAACATGGCGGATGCGGCGATTGTCGGGCAGACGCTCGGGGCCAATGCGCTGGCGGCGGTTGGCGTATCGAGTTCGGTTCAGTTTCTGGTGCTCGGCTTCTGCATCGGCATTGCCTGCGGCTTTGCGATTCCGATTGCGACCGAATTCGGAGCCGGGCGTCATTCTGAAATGCGGCGGTACGTTTATCACGGCGCAGTGATTACGGCCGTCTTCGCCATTGTGCTGACGATTGTGTGTGCGCTGCTGTGCCGTGGAATCATCACGATGCTCAAGGCGCCTGCTGAAATCTTTGCGGACAGCTGCAGCTATCTGCTCATCATCTTTCTTGGTATTCCCTGTACGCTGCTGTACAACTACATCAGCGCGATTCTGCGGGCGATTGGCGATTCCCGGACGCCGTTTCTGTTTCTTGCCTTCAGTTCTCTGTTGAATATCGGCCTCGACTTCTTCTGCATTCTGGTGCTGAAGTGGGGCGTAAGCGGCGCAGCGTTTGCGACGATCTTTTCGCAGGGACTTTCGGGTCTGCTTTGTCTTGCGGTCGTTGTACAGAAGTATGAGGTGCTTCATATCCGCAGAGATGAGAGGAAACTGGACCGCAGTCATGCGCTGCGGATGCTCAATATGGGTGTGCCGATGGGACTGCAGTATTCGATCACGGCCATTGGCTGTATGGTGATGCAGACGGCGAACAATACGCTGGGAACGACGTATGTGTCCGGGTTTGCGGCCGGTTCGAAGATCAACAATGTGATGCAGTGTCCCTTTGATGCGCTGGCGACGGCGGTATGTACCTTTGCGTCACAGAACTACGGCTATGGTGATGCGGACCGGATCCGGAGAGGATTATTGGTCGGTGGAGCTGCGGCGACGGTGTGGGGAATTGCCAGCGGCATACTGATGCAGCTGTTTGCGCCGTTCTTTGTTTCGATTTTCGTCTCTGCGGACAACCAGGCGGTTATTGCGGCAGGTGCCCAGTATCTGCGTACGATTTCGAAGTTCTTTGTGATTCTGGGCTTTCTCAATGTGTTCCGCTATTCTACACAGGGGCTTGGCTGGTCGCGGCGGGCGATATTGTCCGGCGTATTTGAGATGATTGCCCGGATTGCAATCAGTGTTCTGCTGGTGCCGAAGTACGGCTATACGGCGGTCTGCTTTGCCGATCCGGCTGCTTGGATTGCGGCCGATCTGTACATTCTTCCGACGTGCCGTCTTGCCTATCTTCATGCAGAACATGTCATTGCCGATGAGAAGCGGGCACATCAGATGCAGGCTGCCTGA
- a CDS encoding methionine ABC transporter ATP-binding protein gives MSLKIGDGDIYGVIGYSGAGKSTLVRCLNFLEIPDEGQITFSGFGTYTARSGVLYHTADGQTATVDNQHPVKESDLKDLRKHVGMIFQHFNLLDRSTVYENVAFPLKHSGKTKQEIHDKVFEELRLVGLSDRADSYPSELSGGQKQRVAIARALAMDPRILLSDEATSALDPDVTESILELLEDLNRKLGLTIILITHEMAVIKNICDRVAVMDGGSVVEEGPVYSIFSTPVEPITKRFVSASNGFANLDRLLKEDSSLVSTTSDSRLLRLLFDTECVGDAMISDVSRRYHVDLNIVLANVELLQDKPLGRMVVKIKGNPDDISAAIDFMRQCKVKVEVLNND, from the coding sequence GTGTCGTTGAAGATCGGGGATGGTGACATCTATGGCGTCATCGGTTACTCCGGCGCCGGAAAGTCGACGCTGGTACGATGTCTTAATTTTCTGGAAATACCGGATGAGGGACAGATCACATTCAGCGGCTTCGGTACCTATACCGCCCGCAGCGGTGTTCTCTACCACACGGCAGACGGACAGACTGCGACAGTGGACAACCAGCATCCTGTCAAAGAAAGCGACCTCAAGGATCTGCGCAAGCATGTCGGCATGATCTTCCAGCACTTCAACCTTCTCGACCGCAGCACCGTCTATGAAAACGTCGCCTTCCCTCTGAAGCACAGCGGAAAGACGAAACAGGAAATTCACGACAAGGTGTTTGAGGAGCTGCGGCTGGTCGGACTGAGTGATCGTGCAGATTCCTATCCCAGCGAACTGTCCGGGGGCCAGAAACAGCGTGTCGCCATCGCCCGTGCTCTGGCCATGGATCCCAGGATCCTGCTCAGCGACGAAGCGACCAGTGCCCTTGATCCGGATGTGACGGAATCGATTCTTGAGCTGCTGGAGGATCTGAACAGGAAACTGGGGCTGACGATCATCCTCATTACCCATGAGATGGCCGTCATCAAGAATATCTGCGATCGGGTTGCGGTGATGGACGGCGGCAGCGTTGTCGAAGAAGGCCCCGTCTATTCCATCTTCTCCACTCCCGTGGAGCCGATCACGAAGCGCTTCGTCAGCGCATCGAACGGATTTGCCAATCTTGACCGCCTGCTCAAGGAGGACAGTTCGCTTGTGTCGACAACCAGCGACAGCCGGCTGCTGCGGCTGCTGTTTGATACGGAGTGTGTAGGCGATGCGATGATCTCGGATGTGTCGCGGCGCTATCACGTCGATCTCAATATCGTGCTTGCCAATGTGGAGCTGCTGCAGGATAAGCCGCTTGGACGAATGGTGGTCAAGATCAAGGGCAACCCGGATGACATCAGTGCCGCCATCGACTTCATGCGCCAGTGCAAAGTGAAAGTGGAGGTGCTGAACAATGATTGA
- a CDS encoding methionine ABC transporter permease, translating to MIDWTSLVPNLIAYWDQFIKSLSATVQMFLLAGIFIFLFGFFFAILLIVTQDGGIRPNRTVHRIVEIFINVFRSIPFVILMIFLMPFTRAVVGTAVGVKGAIIPLIFGTVPFYTRQIETSLANVDPGKIEAARSMGCSSVEIVWGVYIHEAVPELIRVTTITAISLIGLTTMAGAVGAGGIGSFAINYGQSQHHQDIVNVCVIVLLVIVSLIQTLGNVLARKTTNRALIRRKIKQ from the coding sequence ATGATTGACTGGACGAGCCTGGTGCCGAATCTGATTGCTTACTGGGACCAGTTTATAAAGTCCCTCTCGGCAACGGTGCAGATGTTTCTGCTGGCGGGGATCTTCATCTTCCTGTTCGGTTTCTTCTTCGCCATTCTCCTGATTGTTACGCAGGATGGCGGCATCCGTCCCAACCGGACGGTGCACCGGATCGTTGAGATCTTCATCAACGTGTTCCGCTCCATTCCGTTTGTGATCCTGATGATCTTCCTGATGCCGTTCACCCGGGCCGTTGTCGGTACGGCCGTCGGCGTCAAGGGTGCGATCATTCCGCTGATCTTCGGAACGGTGCCCTTCTATACGCGGCAGATTGAAACGTCACTTGCCAACGTTGATCCGGGCAAGATCGAGGCAGCACGGTCCATGGGATGTTCTTCCGTTGAAATCGTCTGGGGCGTTTACATTCATGAAGCCGTTCCGGAGCTGATCCGCGTCACAACGATCACAGCCATCAGTCTGATCGGTCTCACCACGATGGCTGGTGCGGTCGGCGCCGGCGGCATCGGAAGCTTCGCCATCAACTACGGACAGTCGCAGCATCATCAGGATATCGTCAACGTCTGCGTCATCGTGCTGCTGGTGATTGTTTCATTGATACAGACGCTCGGCAACGTACTGGCACGCAAGACAACCAACCGTGCCCTGATCCGCAGAAAAATAAAGCAGTAG
- a CDS encoding IS1/IS1595 family N-terminal zinc-binding domain-containing protein: MNNFKKNRHFWGRSLRKLEWDKYHDISDSQKLISHTIHEWYDAKHPEFSADEIKFLNNRNIESCPHCGSTNFIKYGFYKNGMRCYLCHDCGHKFSPITNTIFDDRKIPISEWIEYLLYLFEFHSINSSARDNRNAESTGRYWLKKVFFVLNGIQDNIVLKGKIYLDEMFFPVIKRRTITKDGKKLRGISKNKICVVAAHDGHGTNLIIVEHVSKPSRKSTWAALGNHIQPGSELIHDGDNSHSVLIEKLGLSEEIHLTKETKGLPDEKNPLDKINNLHALVKQYMRMHGGYNREDLQDWMNLIWFILSKPDNRYEKIDLFLNMALNAPGKVRYRDRMAKNVNK, from the coding sequence ATGAATAATTTCAAGAAGAACCGTCACTTCTGGGGACGGTCTTTGAGAAAGCTCGAATGGGACAAGTACCATGACATTTCAGATTCTCAAAAGCTCATTTCCCATACCATTCACGAATGGTATGATGCCAAACACCCAGAGTTTTCGGCAGATGAAATCAAATTTCTGAATAACAGAAATATTGAATCCTGCCCGCATTGCGGCAGCACGAATTTCATTAAGTATGGTTTTTATAAGAATGGCATGCGCTGTTACCTCTGCCATGATTGCGGGCATAAGTTTTCACCTATTACCAACACAATATTTGATGATCGGAAGATTCCAATCTCCGAATGGATTGAATATCTTCTGTATCTGTTTGAATTTCATTCTATTAATTCATCTGCCAGGGATAATCGAAACGCCGAAAGCACAGGCAGATACTGGCTGAAAAAGGTATTTTTCGTTCTGAATGGAATTCAGGATAACATTGTGCTCAAAGGGAAAATATACCTTGATGAAATGTTCTTCCCTGTCATAAAGAGAAGAACGATTACGAAAGACGGAAAGAAACTTCGCGGCATATCAAAGAATAAGATTTGTGTTGTCGCAGCACACGACGGGCACGGGACAAACCTCATCATAGTTGAACATGTCTCCAAGCCCTCCCGCAAAAGCACATGGGCGGCGCTCGGAAATCATATACAGCCAGGCTCCGAACTGATTCATGATGGTGACAATTCTCATTCTGTTCTGATCGAGAAACTGGGTCTGTCAGAAGAGATCCATCTCACAAAAGAAACGAAGGGATTGCCTGACGAAAAGAATCCGTTAGACAAGATCAACAACCTTCATGCTCTGGTAAAGCAATACATGCGCATGCATGGAGGATACAACAGAGAAGATCTACAAGACTGGATGAATCTGATCTGGTTCATTCTTTCCAAGCCGGACAACAGGTATGAAAAGATCGACTTATTTCTCAACATGGCGCTAAACGCACCAGGAAAAGTGCGATATCGGGACCGGATGGCTAAAAATGTCAATAAATAA
- a CDS encoding class I SAM-dependent rRNA methyltransferase has translation MKKPRPFPAVTVTRKQENRIKEGHPWVYAEEITAQPEAVENGSLVDVTGAKGNYLGTGFWSQLSQIRIRILDNNANETFSDAFFARRVHYALSYRKDVMGDQFSACRLIHGEADGLPGLTVDRYNDILVSEVLSYGTEQKKNVIYDALLTELRAMGEEIHGIYERNEGELRKKEGLPQYKGWYGESHPDSCITVINENGILYKVDVENGQKTGFFLDQKYNRVAIRPLAKGRKVLDCCTHTGSFAMNAVAGGASHVTAVDISESALAMAKENAALNHMEDDIEFVQADLMELLPKLVSEHAYYDFIILDPPAFTKSRRTFEHARTGYEKINTLAMRLLPRGGYLATASCSHFMPTQEFREMLKDAGRAAGVSVRVIEERHAAFDHPVILSIPETDYLKFFLVQVL, from the coding sequence ATGAAAAAACCAAGACCATTTCCAGCTGTCACCGTCACCCGGAAGCAGGAGAACCGGATTAAGGAGGGCCACCCATGGGTCTATGCCGAAGAAATTACTGCGCAGCCGGAAGCGGTTGAAAACGGCAGTCTGGTCGATGTGACGGGAGCCAAAGGAAACTATCTTGGGACCGGCTTCTGGTCGCAGCTTTCACAGATCCGAATCCGGATTCTGGACAACAACGCTAACGAAACCTTTTCGGATGCCTTCTTTGCGCGCCGCGTACACTATGCACTTTCCTATCGCAAGGATGTGATGGGTGATCAGTTCTCGGCCTGCCGCCTGATTCATGGGGAGGCGGACGGTCTGCCGGGGCTGACAGTGGACCGCTACAATGACATTCTCGTATCCGAAGTACTGAGCTATGGCACAGAACAGAAGAAGAATGTGATCTACGATGCTCTGCTTACTGAACTCAGGGCAATGGGAGAAGAGATCCATGGCATCTATGAGCGCAACGAAGGCGAACTGCGAAAGAAGGAGGGTCTGCCCCAGTACAAGGGATGGTATGGGGAAAGCCATCCGGATTCCTGCATCACCGTCATCAATGAAAACGGGATCCTGTACAAAGTTGACGTAGAAAACGGACAGAAGACCGGTTTCTTCCTGGATCAGAAGTACAACCGGGTGGCGATCCGTCCGCTGGCAAAGGGCAGAAAGGTTCTGGACTGCTGCACGCACACCGGATCATTTGCGATGAATGCAGTTGCCGGCGGTGCTTCGCATGTGACGGCAGTCGATATTTCGGAAAGTGCACTTGCGATGGCGAAGGAGAATGCGGCTCTCAATCACATGGAGGATGACATCGAATTCGTGCAGGCGGATCTGATGGAACTGCTGCCGAAGCTGGTGAGTGAACATGCGTACTATGATTTCATCATTCTCGACCCGCCTGCTTTTACCAAGAGCCGCCGCACCTTTGAACATGCACGTACGGGCTATGAAAAGATCAATACGCTGGCGATGCGGCTGCTGCCGCGGGGCGGGTATCTTGCGACAGCGAGCTGCTCGCACTTCATGCCGACCCAGGAGTTCCGTGAAATGCTCAAGGATGCGGGCAGGGCGGCCGGCGTATCGGTGCGTGTCATTGAGGAGCGTCATGCGGCCTTTGATCATCCGGTGATTCTTTCGATCCCGGAGACGGACTATCTGAAGTTCTTCCTGGTGCAGGTGCTCTAG
- the glmS gene encoding glutamine--fructose-6-phosphate transaminase (isomerizing) has product MCGIAGFTGKERALPFLLQGLARLEYRGYDSAGITLADGTGLKTWKAKGRLKELEAIIDQKNCNQTCGIGHTRWATHGVPSNLNAHPHTNADGTISLVHNGIIENYTALKEKLERLGYVFQSATDSEAVVHLLDYEYRQSGVMLEALKKTLGQLEGSWALCIVTAFEPDTIYTARKESPMVLGHNEAGSFCASDAPAMLAYTHQICLMDDGDMAVLRPDGVKLFDADGNEKPLVPVEIPYDLEAAQKGGYDSFMLKEIHEQPEAIRETLRGRIGAHELKLNELEAMAVDWTMLREVVFIACGTAYHAGIYASTLLRRLTPLYAHALPASEFRYAHPRIDEHTLVIAISQSGETADTIAAIKLAKKMHCPTLGVVNVLGSSIARLCDAVLYTCAGPEISVASTKAYTTQLVLLHLVDLKIAQLTGDPVDDLEDRLRELSQLPAAAEAALSLEDQMTSYAAYLKDQRDAYFIGRQLDYPSALEGALKLKEISYIHADAYYAGELKHGPIALIENGTIVIALATQPDVAAKTISNIQETIARGARVILVTNPDADASGFTHVVRLPKCDPELVSIPAAIVLQLFAYAAAKEKGRDIDKPRNLAKSVTVE; this is encoded by the coding sequence ATGTGTGGAATCGCAGGATTCACCGGCAAAGAACGTGCTTTGCCATTTTTACTGCAGGGTCTGGCCAGGCTGGAATACCGGGGCTATGATTCGGCGGGCATTACACTTGCGGATGGTACGGGTCTGAAAACGTGGAAGGCCAAAGGCCGCCTCAAGGAGCTGGAAGCAATCATCGACCAGAAGAACTGTAACCAGACCTGCGGCATCGGCCATACGCGCTGGGCGACGCATGGCGTTCCGAGCAATCTCAATGCGCATCCCCATACGAATGCGGACGGCACCATTTCCCTGGTTCATAACGGCATCATTGAAAATTACACTGCTCTGAAGGAGAAGCTTGAAAGGCTTGGCTATGTCTTTCAGTCGGCAACCGACAGTGAAGCCGTCGTTCATCTGCTCGATTATGAATACAGACAGAGCGGTGTGATGCTCGAGGCACTGAAGAAGACGCTGGGGCAGCTGGAGGGCAGCTGGGCCCTGTGCATTGTGACAGCCTTTGAACCCGATACGATCTATACGGCGCGCAAGGAAAGTCCGATGGTGCTTGGACACAATGAAGCGGGTTCCTTCTGTGCTTCCGATGCGCCGGCGATGCTCGCCTATACACATCAGATCTGTTTGATGGACGATGGGGATATGGCAGTGCTGCGGCCGGACGGAGTGAAGCTGTTCGATGCGGACGGCAATGAGAAACCGCTGGTGCCGGTGGAAATTCCGTACGATCTTGAAGCGGCACAGAAGGGCGGCTATGACTCGTTCATGCTTAAGGAGATCCATGAGCAGCCGGAAGCGATCCGTGAAACGCTTCGGGGAAGAATCGGGGCGCATGAGCTGAAGCTGAATGAGCTGGAGGCAATGGCCGTTGATTGGACGATGCTGCGGGAGGTTGTCTTCATCGCCTGCGGGACGGCTTATCATGCGGGCATTTATGCTTCGACACTGTTACGGCGTCTGACGCCGCTCTATGCCCATGCCCTTCCGGCGAGTGAGTTTCGCTATGCCCATCCGCGGATCGATGAACATACGCTGGTGATCGCCATTTCGCAATCCGGTGAAACGGCAGATACGATTGCGGCCATCAAGCTGGCAAAGAAGATGCACTGCCCGACGCTGGGCGTTGTCAATGTGCTGGGCTCTTCGATTGCGCGGCTGTGTGATGCGGTTCTCTATACCTGTGCGGGGCCGGAGATCTCGGTAGCGTCGACGAAGGCCTATACGACGCAGCTGGTTCTGCTGCATCTGGTGGATTTGAAGATTGCGCAGCTGACCGGGGATCCGGTGGATGATCTGGAGGATCGTCTCAGGGAGCTGTCGCAGCTGCCGGCGGCTGCGGAAGCGGCACTGTCCCTTGAAGATCAGATGACGTCGTATGCGGCGTATCTGAAGGATCAGCGGGATGCCTACTTCATCGGCAGACAGCTCGACTATCCAAGTGCACTGGAAGGGGCATTGAAGCTGAAGGAAATATCGTACATTCATGCGGATGCCTATTATGCTGGCGAGCTGAAGCATGGTCCGATTGCCTTGATCGAGAACGGTACGATCGTAATTGCCTTGGCGACGCAGCCGGATGTTGCGGCCAAGACGATCTCGAATATTCAGGAGACGATTGCCCGTGGGGCACGGGTCATTCTGGTGACGAATCCCGATGCGGATGCCAGCGGCTTTACGCATGTCGTGCGGCTGCCGAAATGTGATCCGGAGCTCGTGAGCATTCCGGCGGCGATCGTGCTGCAATTGTTTGCGTATGCGGCTGCGAAGGAAAAGGGAAGGGATATTGATAAGCCGCGGAATCTCGCCAAATCAGTTACGGTTGAGTGA